GGAATCATTTGGACCCGTATATGGGGTTGTGATGTATTACTTTCTTTCTCTTTTTGGACTTTTCTGTTTATCTATTCTTGAACCCCCATTTGAAAACATGTTTTATGTAAAATTTATTTACTTCGGAATGATTTTGACATTTTCCCTTCCCACTTACTACAAATTTGTTTCCGTTTTCATCATTCCGAAATTCATATAGGTTATCACACGTTAAACCAATACCGATTCAGACCAAGAATTCTTTAAACTTAAACTCCAAACCCAAAATCTATTCTCGTTTTTAACAGCAACAGAAGAGTACATTATTCACGAATTCGTCATTAGACTGATTTCTTCTCCTCAAATAAAATAAAAAAACAATACTTCACCAAACGCAATAAAGATACTAAAATAATCAACAAATGTGTCGATATATGTATTGAGGATAAACATCATAATGAAGGATTTGATGAACATGGATAAAACAACACTCTTAGGATTAATATTAGGATTATTAGCATTAGGATTAGGAATTATTTTAAAAGGGGTTAATTTATCCGTTCTCATAAACCCTGCAGCTATTTTGATTATTATTGTGGGAACGATGGCTTCGGTTGTTATCGCATTTCCAACAAACGAAATTAAACGGATACCGAAGCTTTTTGGAATTTTATTTCGGGAACAAAAAATGATCACAATTCAAGAATTAATTCCATTGTTTTCTGAATGGGCGCAGCTTGCGCGGAAAGAAGGGCTGTTAGCGCTTGAAGCAAAACTTGATGAAATTGATGACCCGTTTTTAAAAACGGGGTTAAGCATGGCGATTGATGGCCAAACGGCCGAATTTATTCGGGATGTTATGACAGAAGAA
This genomic interval from Bacillus alveayuensis contains the following:
- a CDS encoding hypothetical protein (product_source=Hypo-rule applied; superfamily=52317; transmembrane_helix_parts=Inside_1_6,TMhelix_7_29,Outside_30_32,TMhelix_33_55,Inside_56_67,TMhelix_68_90,Outside_91_94), coding for MDITNKFYFLTAAIIFFVNGTCLGYILFMESFGPVYGVVMYYFLSLFGLFCLSILEPPFENMFYVKFIYFGMILTFSLPTYYKFVSVFIIPKFI
- a CDS encoding chemotaxis protein MotA (product_source=KO:K02556; cog=COG1291; ko=KO:K02556; pfam=PF01618; transmembrane_helix_parts=Inside_1_6,TMhelix_7_25,Outside_26_28,TMhelix_29_51,Inside_52_149,TMhelix_150_169,Outside_170_178,TMhelix_179_201,Inside_202_263), coding for MDKTTLLGLILGLLALGLGIILKGVNLSVLINPAAILIIIVGTMASVVIAFPTNEIKRIPKLFGILFREQKMITIQELIPLFSEWAQLARKEGLLALEAKLDEIDDPFLKTGLSMAIDGQTAEFIRDVMTEEIEAIEERHEAGAAIFTQAGTYAPTLGVLGAVVGLIAALSNLENVEEIGTSIGAAFVATLLGIFTGYVLWHPFANKLKRKSKQEAIVRQVMIEGILSILEGQSPHSIEQKLAIYLPEREREKLLQESVKQNG